A genome region from Streptomyces sp. NBC_01296 includes the following:
- a CDS encoding tryptophan 2,3-dioxygenase family protein, translated as MAEVRTRHTSGRPYLEAFLHCMLDENEGRFWNRSHLALPLLELLLDERHSALSPDRLATLLMSDAIRFEIEAAGTSPQEPVRGRPDPATLRKRVRHALRFVGDHLGATDTDDLPTRPTRPALMPESRMEDLLPHLPRPPATDAGHWFDVSVQPVYVLHDEYFFIRALQTHEMLFTAISADTQAAVGSLRDGSLEAAVERLDRATAMFERASALFRVAATMRAAQFFAFRQFTQGADAIRSEQYKRFETACGPLTAARLRSAAFTQVPDVRGGAEEADHDSLTRACLDIRREGGFSRAEWTVLDAALGRLESRHQRWKSTHRRLAMRMRGDAQGSLGEVRSKASAVD; from the coding sequence ATGGCCGAGGTGCGCACCCGGCATACCTCGGGCCGGCCGTATCTCGAGGCATTTCTCCACTGCATGCTCGACGAGAACGAAGGCCGCTTCTGGAACCGAAGCCATCTCGCGCTGCCGCTCCTCGAGCTCCTGTTGGACGAACGGCACTCCGCACTGAGTCCCGACCGGCTGGCCACGCTCCTCATGTCCGACGCCATACGGTTCGAGATCGAAGCAGCCGGCACGTCACCGCAGGAGCCGGTCCGGGGCCGGCCGGATCCGGCGACGCTGCGGAAGCGGGTGCGCCACGCCCTGCGGTTCGTGGGCGACCACCTCGGCGCGACGGATACCGATGACCTGCCGACCCGGCCGACCCGGCCGGCCCTCATGCCCGAATCGCGGATGGAGGACCTCCTCCCCCACCTGCCGCGGCCACCGGCGACGGACGCGGGCCACTGGTTCGACGTGTCCGTCCAGCCCGTTTACGTGCTGCATGACGAATATTTCTTCATCCGCGCCCTTCAGACCCACGAAATGCTCTTCACCGCGATCTCGGCGGACACGCAGGCAGCCGTCGGGTCACTGCGTGACGGGAGCCTCGAAGCCGCCGTCGAGCGACTGGATCGCGCGACCGCGATGTTCGAGCGCGCCTCAGCGCTCTTCCGCGTTGCCGCCACGATGCGGGCGGCGCAATTCTTCGCATTCCGGCAGTTCACCCAGGGCGCCGACGCCATCCGGTCCGAACAGTACAAGCGCTTCGAGACGGCGTGCGGCCCACTGACCGCCGCACGGCTGCGGTCGGCTGCCTTCACGCAGGTGCCGGACGTGCGCGGCGGGGCTGAAGAGGCCGACCATGACAGTCTCACTCGGGCCTGTCTCGACATCCGCCGCGAGGGCGGATTCAGCCGGGCGGAATGGACCGTTCTCGACGCGGCACTCGGCCGGCTGGAAAGCAGGCACCAGCGCTGGAAGTCCACCCATCGCAGGCTCGCCATGCGCATGCGGGGCGACGCCCAAGGGTCGCTCGGGGAGGTCCGCTCGAAGGCTTCGGCGGTCGACTGA
- a CDS encoding class I SAM-dependent methyltransferase, which translates to MDRRVDTRRASYAELPEARPDSGAHGQAYAVSAEFYDLLHARSYHRHALALAGPAAAARVGIVEVGAGTGLVTDVLIGASCVPVHAVEPAAAMRAVLLSRLHPPAGGSVGDRVTVHSCSAVELSLSGQADLAVCLRMASCLPPDERRALWRTLADLLVPGGLLFLDRPPARLPARPTRRSLGEVQLGLDTYRGQVTARAEGDRIRCDYAYLVCRQGRVLRRALESFLLWPLTRQTLGAELADAGLALEGELPPDLIRVRRGIGTGLGYPAP; encoded by the coding sequence ATGGACAGACGGGTGGACACGCGACGGGCGTCGTACGCGGAACTGCCGGAGGCCCGCCCGGACAGCGGGGCGCACGGGCAGGCGTACGCCGTGTCGGCCGAGTTCTACGATCTGCTGCACGCCCGGTCGTACCACCGGCACGCGCTGGCGCTGGCCGGGCCCGCCGCCGCGGCGCGCGTGGGGATCGTCGAGGTCGGAGCGGGGACCGGGCTGGTCACCGACGTACTGATCGGCGCTTCGTGCGTGCCGGTCCATGCCGTCGAGCCGGCGGCGGCGATGCGGGCCGTCCTGCTGTCCCGGCTGCACCCGCCCGCCGGGGGATCCGTCGGAGACCGGGTGACCGTGCACTCCTGTTCCGCCGTCGAGCTGTCGCTCAGCGGGCAGGCCGATCTGGCGGTCTGCCTGCGGATGGCCTCTTGTCTGCCGCCCGACGAGCGGCGCGCGCTGTGGCGGACACTGGCCGATCTGCTGGTGCCGGGCGGCCTGCTCTTCCTCGACCGCCCGCCGGCCCGGCTGCCCGCCCGTCCGACCAGGCGTTCCCTGGGCGAGGTACAGCTGGGCTTGGACACCTACCGGGGGCAGGTCACCGCACGCGCCGAGGGTGACCGGATCCGCTGCGACTACGCCTACCTGGTGTGCCGTCAGGGCCGGGTCCTGCGCCGGGCGCTGGAGTCGTTCCTGCTCTGGCCGCTGACCCGGCAGACGCTCGGCGCGGAGCTCGCGGACGCGGGCCTCGCCCTCGAGGGCGAGCTGCCGCCGGACCTGATCCGCGTACGGCGCGGGATCGGAACGGGCCTCGGGTACCCGGCGCCCTGA